In Leptotrichia buccalis C-1013-b, the genomic window ATAAGCACAGTTTCGCCCTCTACAGTAAACAATTATTTCCTTGTTTTTAGGTAATTTTTTCAGATTTTCCTCAAGATTTTTCATTGGAATATTTATTGCGTTTTCTATATGGCTTGAATTAAACTCGTCTTCTGGACGTAAATCTATTATTAAAGTTTCTTTATTTTTTACCATTTCGTAAGCCTGCTCCAAAGTAATTGGACGGATTTTCATACAACTGTCATTAAATTCATTGTGTATCCGCTGAATATCTGCCAGTTGCTGCTCTCCTACCCCAATCAGAAGATACACCAAGTCAATTATTTGTGTATTTGCGATTTCATAAACAACATAATTCCCCTTTTTTTCACTAATAACTAAGTTTCCATCCTTTAAAATTTGTAAATGTCTTGAAGTGTTTGCAATGCTCATTCCCGTTTCATTTGAAATACTTTCCACAGTTTTTGCTCCTTGAACTAGCAAATCCAATATTTCGATTCTTTTTTCACTGGACAGGCATTTTCCTATTTTTGACAATCCTGAATATAGGCTATTTTTATAATTTTGACATATTTTATCCATTTAATTCAGCTCCTTTTTGCTTTCTTTATTTATACTAAACCTCTTTAAAACCAAACTTAAAAATTATTATTTTAATCTACAAATTCACTTAACCTTGACTAGCTGGATATTAAATTTTGATATATTTTCAAAATTTTATAATAAAAGTATTGACAATTTATTTTAAATATGATATTATTCAATTACTTAATTGAATAGTTGATTTTCTAAAAATAGTATATCACAAATTTTTTAAAAAATAAACTATAAAATTTACAAATTAATAAAAATAATTTATAGAAAGAGGTAGTAAAATGGCATTAAATTTAAACAAAGATAATTTTGAACAAAGCATTTCAAATGGAGTGGCTCTAGTAGACTTCTGGGCAGAATGGTGCGGACCTTGTAAAATGCAACTTCCTATTATCGAAGAATTTTCAAGTGAAATGGACGGAAAAGCTACAGTTGGAAAAGTAAACGTGGATGAACAACTAGAATTAGCACAAAGTTTTGGAATCCAAAGCATTCCTACATTAATTTTGTTCAAGGATGGAAAACCTGTTAAAAAATTAGTTGGATTACATTCAAAAGAGTCACTTTACGAAGAAGTAAACCAAGTATTATAAAAAAATAGGTTATTTAAAGATATATTTATTTATAAAAGAAGTCTAGCAATTGTTTTTCAATTTTGCTAGGCTTTAATAATAAATACTAATTTTAAATAAAAAAGGAATGGTGAAAAATATGTATGATTCAGTAATTATAGGCTCAGGGCCAGCAGGACTTACAGCCGCAATTTATTTAAGCCGTGCAGGATTAAAAAACATAATTATAAACGGAATGGAGCCAGGCGGGCAATTGACAACAACAACCGAAGTTGAAAATTTTCCAGGATTTCCACAAGGAATTTCAGGTCCACAGCTAATAGAAGACATAAAGGCTCAATCCAAAAATTTTGGAACAGAATTTTTACAAGCTGTTGTAAAAGACATTGAAAGTATTGAAAATAATGGCAAAAAAATATTTAAATTACATTTGGATAATGGAAATATTATAGAAGCAAAAACGATAATTTTATCAACAGGAGCGAGTGCAAAATATCTTGGAATTGAAAACGAAAAGGAAAATATTGGAAGAGGAGTTAGTGCATGTGCCACTTGTGATGGATTTTTCTACCGTGGAAAAGATGTTGTTGTAATTGGTGGCGGAGATACTGCGATGGAAGAAGCTGTCTTTTTAACAAAATTTGCCAACAAAGTTACAGTTATTCACAGAAGAGATACGTTACGTGCTTCAGCAATTATGCAAAAAAGAGCTAAAGACAACAGCAAAATCGAATGGAAACTAGACTACACTCCAAAAAAAGTACTGGCTGATGAAAAAGTTACAGGAATAGAGCTTATAAATAACAAAACAGGCGAAACTGAAACTTTAACAGCAGATGGAATTTTTGTAGCAATCGGAAGAACTCCAAATACAAAATTTCTTGAAGGTAAAGTAGAAATTGACGAAAGAGGCTATATTGTAACAAAAGGAAAATCTTCCAAAACAAGTACTTCTGGAATCTTTGCAGCGGGAGATGTTCAAGATGGCAGATACCAGCAGGCAATTATCGCGGCAGGAAGTGGAGCAATTGCAGGACTTGATGTGGAAGAATATTTAAGAGAAAATAATTTATAATTTTGAAAAATAAAAAAGAGACTTTTAAAATGGTCTCTTTATTTAGTTAAGTTAAATTATTTTACAGTACAGTTTTACCAAAAATATCGTTTTATTTTTTTCATTCATTCTTCATACAGACTTCAATACTTCATTTTTTATTTCTCAAATGTTAATGTTTTCCCTTTATCCGTCGTTAATACCAAAGTTTTCTGATTAATTAACTTAATTTTTTTTACATTTTCTAAAAGAGCTAAATACTCTCCTTCAATTCTCATTAAATTATCAGGACCAGCCATTTCAGTGGCTCCAATACCTTGAATGCTGATATTGTCATTACTTATTTTATAATTTCCAAAATAGTTATTTATTCCAGCATTCCCATTTATTTCATTTTCTGTGAAAGAAAGTGTAATTTGTTCTTCATTTTTCATCTGAAGCTTCATATTTTTCCCTGCCATATTGATGAGCCGCCAGTTAGTATTACGTAATTTTTTTTCTAAAGTTAAAACTTTAAAAATCCATATTTCACCTTTATTATTGCTTAAAGTAAGTGTTTCCTTATCATAACTTATTTTAGGAGAAGATTGCAAAATATCAAAAAATTTTCTTTCGATATCCATCAGTTCCTGAGAACCAGCTATTTCTGTAGATCCAACATTAGGTGAAATCAAAATATTATTTTGAATTTTATAATTTCCAAAATATTTATTCACCGCTGAATGACCGTTAATGCTATCTTTTGAAAAATTAATTGTGATATTGGTTCCTTTTGGAATTGATAAAATTTTATCTTTCTGCTGAATTTTTCCTAATTCCCACGAAGTTTCGTTCAAAGTGTAAATATTTCTTTTTTGTGCATATGCACTTAAAACAAAACAGTTAAGTACAAACATCGTAAAAATTCCAATTAAGACAAATACTTTTTTCATTTTAGATACCTCTTTTCATCTTTTTCTTAAGTAAATAATATCATAATTTTATTAAAAAAAAATGAGAAAATTTAAAAACTTGTAGAAAATTTTTCCAATATTTGATAAAATTAATATATTAAACTTGAAAGGAAAATATTATGAAACAGTATATAGTTGATGCTTTTACAGATAAAGTATTTTCAGGAAATCCAGCCGCAATTTGTATTCTAGATGAGTGGCTTTCTGATGAAATTATGCTTTCCATAGCAAAAGAGAACAATTTATCTGAAACAGCCTTTGCGATAAAACAAGCAACAAAGGATAGTGTAAATGCAATTCATTATAAATTACGATGGTTTACGCCAGGAGGAGAGATTGATCTTTGTGGACACGCTACTCTTGCCTGTGCTTTCGTAATTATGAATTATTATGAAAAAAATTTAAAGACAGTAATTTTTGATACGTTGAGCGGTAAATTGACTGTAAATAGAAAAAATGGAGATTTATATGAGCTTGATTTTCCAGCTTATGATTTGAAAAAAGTTGAAATAACTGATGAAATGATTGAATTAATTGGGAAAAAGCCAACTGAAGCATATCTAGGACGGGACTTAATGTGCGTCTTTGACGATGAAGAATTTATTTTAAGTGCAAATTTGGATTCGGAAAAAATTAAAAAACTTGATGGATTATTGCTGCACATTACTGCTCAACATAGTAATTATTCCTTAAATTCTAAAATAAAAAATACAACTGACAAAATAGACTGTATTTCCCGTTCCTTTGCTCCAAAGTTAAATGTTTACGAAGATCCTGTCTGTGGCTCTGGACACTGCCACATCGCTCCCTATTGGATAAAAAAATTGCAAAAGGAAAATCTAACTGCTTATCAGGCTTCAAAACGAAGCGGGATGCTTTACTGCAGCTTAGCAAATAATGGACGAATGAAAATGAGCGGGAAAGCAGCTTTATTTGCAATTTCTGAAATTTTTTATGAATAAGGGGCGTTTCCCCTTATTTTTAATTATAATCTTTTCTCCAAAATAAATATAGAAACAAAAACCAGCACAAAACCAATTAACTCAATAATAGAAAACTTCAATCCAAAAATAACAACAGACAATACTGCAGCAAGTACAGGCTCAAAAGCTGTTAAAATTCCAGCAAGAGATGATGAAATGTAATTCAGGCTTGCGATATAAATTAAATAGGCTATGGAAGTTCCCAAAATTACAACAATTATTACTTGAATAATTGATTTTGTATTTATATCGCCTTGAATT contains:
- a CDS encoding metalloregulator ArsR/SmtB family transcription factor; protein product: MDKICQNYKNSLYSGLSKIGKCLSSEKRIEILDLLVQGAKTVESISNETGMSIANTSRHLQILKDGNLVISEKKGNYVVYEIANTQIIDLVYLLIGVGEQQLADIQRIHNEFNDSCMKIRPITLEQAYEMVKNKETLIIDLRPEDEFNSSHIENAINIPMKNLEENLKKLPKNKEIIVYCRGRNCAYANLASKFLNDNGFHAYSLNQSYYDWQKYGNI
- the trxA gene encoding thioredoxin: MALNLNKDNFEQSISNGVALVDFWAEWCGPCKMQLPIIEEFSSEMDGKATVGKVNVDEQLELAQSFGIQSIPTLILFKDGKPVKKLVGLHSKESLYEEVNQVL
- the trxB gene encoding thioredoxin-disulfide reductase; translated protein: MYDSVIIGSGPAGLTAAIYLSRAGLKNIIINGMEPGGQLTTTTEVENFPGFPQGISGPQLIEDIKAQSKNFGTEFLQAVVKDIESIENNGKKIFKLHLDNGNIIEAKTIILSTGASAKYLGIENEKENIGRGVSACATCDGFFYRGKDVVVIGGGDTAMEEAVFLTKFANKVTVIHRRDTLRASAIMQKRAKDNSKIEWKLDYTPKKVLADEKVTGIELINNKTGETETLTADGIFVAIGRTPNTKFLEGKVEIDERGYIVTKGKSSKTSTSGIFAAGDVQDGRYQQAIIAAGSGAIAGLDVEEYLRENNL
- a CDS encoding META domain-containing protein, which encodes MKKVFVLIGIFTMFVLNCFVLSAYAQKRNIYTLNETSWELGKIQQKDKILSIPKGTNITINFSKDSINGHSAVNKYFGNYKIQNNILISPNVGSTEIAGSQELMDIERKFFDILQSSPKISYDKETLTLSNNKGEIWIFKVLTLEKKLRNTNWRLINMAGKNMKLQMKNEEQITLSFTENEINGNAGINNYFGNYKISNDNISIQGIGATEMAGPDNLMRIEGEYLALLENVKKIKLINQKTLVLTTDKGKTLTFEK
- a CDS encoding PhzF family phenazine biosynthesis protein, translated to MKQYIVDAFTDKVFSGNPAAICILDEWLSDEIMLSIAKENNLSETAFAIKQATKDSVNAIHYKLRWFTPGGEIDLCGHATLACAFVIMNYYEKNLKTVIFDTLSGKLTVNRKNGDLYELDFPAYDLKKVEITDEMIELIGKKPTEAYLGRDLMCVFDDEEFILSANLDSEKIKKLDGLLLHITAQHSNYSLNSKIKNTTDKIDCISRSFAPKLNVYEDPVCGSGHCHIAPYWIKKLQKENLTAYQASKRSGMLYCSLANNGRMKMSGKAALFAISEIFYE